In the genome of Kitasatospora cathayae, one region contains:
- a CDS encoding amino acid adenylation domain-containing protein has protein sequence MTESTTSPGSALAEIWPLSPMQEGMFYHSSFDDEAPDIYVIQQSQLIDGPLDPERLRMSWQALLDRHATLRASFHRRKSGQTVQLIPREAELPWTERDLSGLAEEDALAEATVIAEKERARGFDLTRPPLLRLTLIRLGPERHCLVTTSHHLLMDGWSRAILESELLEVYAAGGVVSGLRSAASYRNHLAWLGRQDKDAARAAWRAELSGADGSALGIPERPGRAPELPVRKVIRHSPAFTSALVEFARGHGLTLNTVVQGAWALVLARLARRRDVLFGATVSGRPADLPGAEGMVGLFINTVPVRVRLDGAKTVLETLTELQERQSALIAHQHLGLPEIRKLGGAGLDTIVVFENYVDPAAGSKSPRDLSLTLREFHQASPYAITLGVLPGESIETELQYQPGMVDASVAETALHWLLRALERMVAEPGTPVGRLDLVSDAERELVVDRWNETGDPIAAPTAVDLFRRQVEKAPDATAMTAGGRDWSYAELDEWSGRLARVLKDRGVRRGDRVGVLLERSPDVPAAWLGVWKAGAAFVPVDPDYPADRVAFMLSDAAVAAVVCSAGTAAAVPPGHELITMDAAVDGETSLVPIGADDLAYVMYTSGSTGAPKGVAVPHGGVAALAGDPVWGVGAGDAVLMHAPHTFDASLYDLWVPLVSGARVMLAEPGVVDAERLAAQVARGLVSVNITAGQFRALAQESPESFAGLRDVLAGGDVVPLSEVERVRRACPELVVWHTYGPTETTLCATWKAIAPGDRLGSVLPIGRPLPGRRLYVLDVFLRPLPPGVAGDLHIAGAGVAHGYLDRPGLTAERFVADPFAPGQRMYRTGDVAYWTDEGELVYVGRSDDQVKIRGYRVEPGEVEAVLAERPGIDQAVVVAREGRLIGYVVSGGGIDPERLREDVARALPSYLVPAAVVVLDALPVTANGKVDRAALPDPDFGGRVTGREPATDAERTLCALFAEVLGLERVGADDGFFELGGDSITSMQLAARARRSGMAFGAREVFEHRTPAGIARILDLDGDPAASPDPAEGTGDVAWTPMMEVAGTGPAQWVTVGAPGDLAVDALAAGLSVVIDAHDMLRSRIVEAAPKPRVVVSGRGAVDAANLIERVEANPGDLDEVAERCAREAAARLDPAAGVMVRAVWVDAGPGRVGRLVLAAHPLAVDAWSWQILLPDLKAAYEAVAAGREPVLAPSDVSYRRWAAALAEQATAPARVAELTAWTALLDEAEPRLGEPGGGQAAGRRSWTLPKDRAGALVEQVTSAFHCGVHEVLLAGLAGAVARWRGVHVVLVDVEDHGRHPAGGMDPSRTVGRFTSVHPVRLDVGGTDPASGSLLKAVKEQSRAVPGDGLGYGLLRYLNGETGPVLEAAPSPRIGFAYRGRSATGEVREWQRSGGIGRSPAPDTRPSHALETEAVVRELPDGLELALAVSWPAGLLPEAEIERFGRVWLDVLSALARLAGDRSAGGHTASDFDLLDLNQDEIEELEAEFDDDL, from the coding sequence GTGACCGAGTCGACCACGTCCCCCGGATCGGCGCTCGCGGAGATCTGGCCGCTGTCACCGATGCAGGAGGGAATGTTCTACCACTCCTCCTTCGACGACGAGGCCCCCGACATCTACGTCATCCAGCAGTCCCAGCTCATCGACGGGCCGCTGGACCCGGAGCGGCTCCGGATGTCCTGGCAGGCCCTCCTCGACCGGCACGCGACGCTTCGGGCCTCCTTCCACCGGCGGAAGTCCGGCCAGACGGTCCAGCTCATTCCCCGGGAGGCGGAACTCCCGTGGACCGAACGCGACTTGTCCGGCCTGGCCGAGGAGGACGCGCTCGCCGAGGCGACCGTGATCGCGGAGAAGGAGCGCGCCAGGGGATTCGATCTGACGCGGCCTCCGCTGCTGCGGTTGACGCTGATCCGGCTCGGCCCGGAGCGGCACTGTCTCGTGACGACGAGCCACCACCTGCTCATGGACGGGTGGTCGCGGGCGATCCTCGAGTCGGAACTCCTCGAGGTCTACGCGGCCGGCGGCGTCGTGTCGGGTCTGCGGTCAGCGGCCTCCTACCGGAACCATCTGGCGTGGCTGGGGCGGCAGGACAAGGACGCCGCCCGGGCGGCCTGGCGCGCGGAGCTGTCCGGTGCCGACGGATCGGCGCTCGGCATCCCCGAACGGCCCGGCCGGGCTCCGGAACTGCCGGTCCGGAAGGTGATCCGCCATTCACCGGCCTTCACCTCCGCCCTGGTGGAGTTCGCCCGCGGCCACGGGCTGACCCTGAACACCGTGGTGCAGGGCGCGTGGGCGCTGGTGCTGGCCCGACTGGCGCGCCGCCGGGACGTGCTCTTCGGCGCGACGGTCTCCGGGCGTCCGGCAGACCTGCCGGGCGCGGAGGGCATGGTGGGGTTGTTCATCAACACCGTGCCGGTGCGCGTGCGGCTGGACGGGGCGAAGACCGTCCTGGAGACGCTGACGGAGCTGCAGGAGCGGCAGTCCGCACTGATCGCGCACCAGCACCTCGGGCTCCCGGAGATCCGGAAGCTCGGAGGGGCGGGCCTGGACACGATCGTGGTGTTCGAGAACTACGTCGATCCCGCGGCGGGCTCGAAGTCCCCGCGCGATCTGAGCCTGACCCTGCGGGAGTTCCACCAGGCGTCCCCCTACGCGATCACTCTGGGCGTCCTGCCGGGCGAGAGCATCGAGACCGAGCTGCAGTACCAGCCGGGGATGGTCGACGCCTCGGTCGCCGAGACCGCTCTCCACTGGCTCCTTCGAGCCCTGGAACGGATGGTCGCGGAGCCGGGCACCCCGGTGGGCCGCCTGGACCTGGTGAGCGACGCCGAACGTGAGCTGGTCGTCGACCGGTGGAACGAGACGGGCGACCCGATCGCCGCGCCGACGGCGGTGGACCTCTTCCGCCGGCAGGTGGAGAAGGCTCCGGACGCGACGGCGATGACGGCCGGCGGCCGGGACTGGTCGTACGCGGAACTCGACGAGTGGTCAGGCCGGCTGGCGCGGGTGCTGAAGGACCGGGGCGTGCGACGCGGCGACCGCGTCGGTGTCCTGCTGGAACGTTCGCCGGACGTGCCGGCGGCATGGCTCGGGGTGTGGAAGGCGGGAGCGGCGTTCGTGCCCGTCGATCCGGACTACCCGGCGGACCGGGTCGCGTTCATGTTGTCCGACGCCGCGGTCGCCGCGGTGGTGTGCAGTGCCGGGACCGCGGCCGCCGTGCCCCCGGGCCACGAGCTCATCACGATGGACGCCGCCGTCGACGGTGAGACCTCGCTGGTCCCGATCGGGGCGGACGATCTGGCGTACGTGATGTACACCTCGGGGTCGACCGGCGCGCCGAAGGGCGTCGCCGTCCCGCACGGCGGCGTCGCGGCCCTGGCGGGAGACCCGGTGTGGGGCGTCGGAGCGGGCGACGCCGTGCTGATGCACGCGCCGCACACCTTCGACGCCTCCTTGTACGACCTCTGGGTGCCGCTCGTCTCGGGCGCACGGGTGATGCTCGCCGAGCCGGGTGTGGTCGACGCGGAGCGCCTCGCCGCCCAGGTCGCCCGGGGCCTCGTCTCGGTGAACATCACGGCGGGCCAGTTCCGGGCGCTGGCGCAGGAGTCGCCGGAGTCCTTCGCGGGGTTGCGCGACGTGCTGGCGGGCGGCGACGTGGTGCCGCTCAGCGAGGTGGAGCGGGTCCGGCGGGCCTGCCCCGAGCTGGTCGTCTGGCACACCTACGGTCCGACGGAGACCACCCTGTGCGCGACCTGGAAGGCGATCGCGCCCGGCGACCGGCTGGGATCGGTCCTGCCGATCGGTCGCCCACTGCCGGGCCGGCGGCTGTACGTGCTGGACGTCTTCCTGCGTCCGTTGCCTCCGGGCGTCGCGGGCGATCTCCACATCGCGGGCGCAGGGGTGGCGCACGGCTATCTGGACCGTCCGGGGCTGACTGCGGAGCGGTTCGTCGCGGACCCGTTCGCCCCCGGGCAGCGCATGTACCGGACGGGCGACGTCGCGTACTGGACGGACGAGGGCGAGCTGGTGTACGTCGGGCGGTCCGACGACCAGGTGAAGATCCGCGGCTACCGGGTCGAGCCGGGCGAGGTCGAGGCGGTGCTGGCCGAGCGGCCGGGCATCGACCAGGCCGTGGTGGTGGCCCGCGAAGGGCGCCTGATCGGCTACGTCGTGTCCGGCGGCGGCATCGATCCGGAACGGCTGCGCGAGGACGTCGCCAGGGCGCTGCCGAGCTACCTGGTGCCGGCGGCGGTGGTGGTCCTGGACGCACTGCCGGTGACGGCCAACGGCAAGGTGGACCGGGCGGCGCTGCCGGACCCCGACTTCGGCGGACGCGTCACCGGCCGGGAACCGGCCACCGACGCCGAGCGGACGCTGTGCGCGCTGTTCGCCGAGGTCCTCGGCCTGGAACGGGTCGGCGCGGATGACGGCTTCTTCGAGCTGGGCGGGGACTCCATCACCTCGATGCAGCTGGCGGCGCGGGCCCGTCGGTCCGGAATGGCCTTCGGCGCGCGCGAGGTGTTCGAGCACCGGACCCCGGCGGGAATCGCCCGGATCCTCGACCTGGACGGCGATCCGGCCGCGTCGCCCGACCCGGCCGAGGGCACCGGAGACGTCGCCTGGACGCCGATGATGGAGGTGGCGGGGACGGGACCAGCGCAGTGGGTGACCGTCGGCGCTCCCGGCGATCTGGCGGTGGACGCGCTGGCGGCCGGGCTGAGCGTGGTGATCGACGCTCATGACATGCTGCGGAGCCGGATCGTCGAGGCGGCCCCGAAGCCCCGGGTGGTCGTGTCCGGCAGGGGCGCGGTGGACGCCGCGAACCTGATCGAGCGGGTGGAGGCGAACCCCGGGGACCTCGACGAGGTCGCGGAGCGGTGTGCTCGGGAGGCGGCCGCGCGGCTGGATCCCGCCGCGGGTGTGATGGTCCGTGCGGTGTGGGTGGACGCGGGACCCGGCCGGGTCGGACGGCTCGTGCTGGCGGCGCATCCGCTGGCGGTCGACGCGTGGTCGTGGCAGATCCTGCTGCCGGACCTCAAGGCCGCCTATGAGGCCGTCGCCGCGGGCAGGGAGCCGGTGCTCGCCCCTTCGGACGTCTCGTACCGGCGATGGGCGGCCGCACTGGCGGAGCAGGCGACCGCCCCGGCACGCGTCGCGGAGCTGACCGCGTGGACGGCGCTCCTCGACGAGGCGGAGCCACGGCTGGGCGAGCCCGGCGGCGGCCAGGCGGCGGGACGCCGGTCATGGACCCTGCCGAAGGACCGCGCGGGCGCGCTCGTGGAGCAGGTCACCTCGGCCTTCCACTGCGGTGTCCACGAGGTGCTGCTGGCAGGCCTGGCAGGCGCGGTGGCGCGGTGGCGCGGAGTCCACGTGGTGCTGGTGGACGTGGAGGATCACGGCCGTCACCCGGCCGGCGGAATGGATCCGTCCCGGACGGTGGGCCGGTTCACGAGCGTGCACCCCGTGCGGCTGGACGTGGGCGGGACCGACCCGGCCTCCGGGTCGTTGCTGAAGGCGGTGAAGGAGCAGTCGAGGGCGGTGCCCGGCGACGGACTCGGCTACGGGCTGCTGCGATATCTGAACGGTGAGACGGGACCGGTACTGGAAGCCGCACCGTCGCCCCGGATCGGGTTCGCCTACCGGGGCCGGTCCGCCACGGGCGAAGTGCGGGAGTGGCAGCGGTCCGGAGGAATCGGCCGTTCACCGGCCCCCGACACGAGGCCGTCGCACGCACTGGAAACCGAGGCGGTCGTCCGGGAACTGCCGGACGGCCTGGAACTGGCGCTCGCGGTGAGTTGGCCGGCCGGTCTCCTCCCGGAGGCCGAGATCGAACGGTTCGGCCGGGTGTGGCTGGACGTGTTGTCCGCCCTGGCCCGCCTGGCGGGTGATCGCTCCGCCGGGGGGCACACCGCGTCCGATTTCGACCTCCTCGACCTGAACCAGGACGAGATCGAGGAACTCGAAGCCGAGTTCGACGACGACCTTTAA